CATGTATGACACCCGTTTACGATTGGCAAATCAGGTAGTAGAGGAAGTTAAAATGCACTTCCAGCAACTGGTATTCGATACCATTATCCATAGAAATACAAAATTAGGGGAGGCTCCATCCTTTGGGCAGACCATTATTATGCACGATGCCACTGGAAAGGGTGCAATTAATTACTTGAATTTGGCTAGAGAAATTCTCGAAAAGAATGAATTACTAAGTCCAAAAAAGAAGAAAAAATCTACGGTGAAATCATAGTATGGCAAAGAAACAAGCATTAGGTAGAGGATTAGGCGCGTTGCTTAAGAATGAAGAAACCGATATCACCTCAAAATACTCTAAACAAAAGGATCCATCAACCGTTGGGTCTGTTGCTTTAATCTCTTTAAGCAGCATAGAAACTAACCCTTTTCAACCTCGTACAACTTTTGAGGAAGAAGCACTAAAAGAATTAGCTGACTCCATTAAGCAACTCGGTGTAATCCAACCAATTACGGTAAGAAAACTGGGGTACGATAAGTTTCAGCTTATTTCGGGGGAAAGAAGATTTAGAGCGTCGAAAATGGCTGGGCTGGAAGAAATTCCTGCCTATGTTAGAATTGCCAACGACCAAAGTATGTTGGAAATGGCGATTGTGGAAAACGTACAACGCCAAGATCTTGACGCTATTGAAGTTGCACTTTCCTACCAACGACTAATTGATGAATGCAAGCTAACCCAAGAAGAACTTGGAGAGCGCGTTGGAAAAAACAGAACTACAGTAACCAATTACCTAAGACTTCTAAAGCTTCCAGAAGAAGTACAAGCAGCTATCATGCTTCGCAAAATCTCTATGGGGCACGCAAGAGCCCTTTTGGGAACTACTGACAAGGAGTTACAAGTTGCCATTCTAGAAGAAATTCTTTCCGAAGGGTTATCGGTAAGAGCGGTGGAAGAGTTGGTTAGAAACCAAAATATCGCTGAAAAAGAAGGTAAAAAAGTTAGTCCTAGTAGTAAAAAGTCTAAGGGCGAACAAAGAGAACCTACCGAAATAGAACAGTCTGTTGCTCAAACTTTTACCGAAAAATTCGGCTTTACATCCAGCCTTAAATGTGGCCCAAAAGGAAAAGGAAAGCTTGAGATTAATTACAAAAACCCAGAACAATTAAAGAAGCTATTGGAGCTTTTATCTTAGTTATGCTGCGGTATTTTTTTCTTTCGGTTCTTATCATTTCATCTCATTTTGCATTTTCCCAGCGCATAGAAAATGCGAAGGGGGTAGAAAAGCGAAATGAGGTTTTTGCCAAGGAAAAATCACCGCACACGGCTTCTATTTTATCGGCAGCTTTTCCAGGTGCTGGGCACCTATACATTGGACAGTGGTATAAATCTGCAATTATTTGGGCCGGAATTGGGGGAGGCATTTACGCTATCAATTTCAATTCCAAGCTCCATAAAGAACACAAGCAGGCTTATATCGCGAGATTGGATGATGACCCAAACACCAATGCAACTGGTGTTTATGCCACAGCAGACATTAACAGCCTTAAGGAGAATATGGATTTCTACAGGAAAAATAGAGATCTAAGTATCATTCTTACCTCCTTTGGCTATGTATTAAATATTATTTGGGCCACAGTGGATACCCACCTACTATACTTCGATATTTCTGATGATATCAGCCTAAATATCCGCCCATCACTAAACTATTTCGATAAACCTAACACGGGAATTACTTTAGCACTTACTCTAAAATAACTATGTCGAATCCTTCTTACAAAATTGCCCTCATTGGATACGGAAAAATGGGGAAGACCATTGAACAACTTGCAATTTCAATGGGACATAACATTGTTGCAAAATTCGACAGCAACAACCCTCTAACCGAAGAAAAACTATTAGCTTCTAGTGCCGACTTTGCAATAGAATTTACACGTCCGGAAGCTGCTGCAGAAAACATATCCATTTGTGCCAAAGCACAAGTACCTGTTGCTGTTGGTACAACGGGCTGGTTAAATAAACTGCCAGAAGTTAAAGCTACATTGGAGGCCAACTCCAGCAAAATGCTGTATGCCAGCAATTTTAGTATTGGGGTAAATATTTTATTCGAAATCAACCGAAAACTGGCCTCCATCATGAGCTCCTTTCCGGAGTACGGTGTAGAAATTGAAGAGGTACACCATACTCAAAAGCTAGACGCCCCGTCTGGAACGGCAATTTCCCTTGCTGAGGGAATCCTTGATAATATTCCAGATCTAAACGGTTGGTCGCTTCATGAAAATTTGAAGGAAGACGCCGATGATATTCCAATTAAAGCCATTAGGCAAGACGATGTAAAGGGGATACACCATGTGACCTACACATCCTCTATTGATAAAATTGAAATTAGCCACGAAGCCTTCAATAGAAATGGGTTTGCACAGGGATCTATCCTAGCGGGTATCTTCCTTTGTAAACAAAAAGAAGCTGGCGTTTACACCATTAAAGATTTCTTTAAAAGCTTATAAAACATGTCCGCATATATAGTCCTAGCACTAATTTTTATTACCCAATTAATAGCTCTCCCCTATTTTTTTGCAAAGGCAGGAAGAAAGGCTTGGGAAGGTGCCATCCCCTTTTACAATTGGCTTATTTGGACCAAAGTAATTCAAAAGCCTTGGTACTGGGCGCTTATCATGCTTTTCCCGGGTGTAAACATCCTAATGTTGGCGGTGTTAAATGTAGAATTAGCAAATGCCTTCAACCAACGTAAAATACAGGATCACCTCCTCGCCATATTTCTCCCATTTATTTACCTGCCCTACCTCGCTTTTTCAGTTAAACCTGAATATGTTGGACCAATAGACTGGAAAAACAAGAAAAAAGGAATAGCACGAGAGTGGGGACACGCCATTGTATTCGCGGTAATTGCGGCATCGTTAATTAGAGGCTATGCTATTGAGGCCTACACCATCCCAACAGGATCTATGGAAAAAAGCCTATTAATTGGCGACTATCTGTTTGTATCCAAACTAAGCTATGGCCCCAGAATTCCAGAAACCCCGTTAAGCATTCCTTTTACACACCATACTATACCAGGAACAGACGGGATGAAATCATTCACCGATTGGCTTTCCTTTCCATATTTCCGATTACCTGGATTAGGTAAGGTAGAAAGATTCGACCCAGTAGTGTTCAATTTTGCCCCAGGTGATACGGTAATTGTGGATATGCAACAGCAAGACTTAGGCCAAAATTCCCGTGATATGGCTGTAAGGTTAAATAGAGCCTCTCGCCCGGTTACCGACCAACAGGTAAAAGCAGCTAAGCAATACCTATTAAATAATAAGGACTGGGTAGTAAGACCAAACGACAAAAAAGAGAATTATATCAAGCGTTGTATTGGTATGCCTGGAGACACCTTAAAAATTGTTGACGCCCAGGTTTTTATCGATGGTAAAGCCATTGAAAACCCTGAAAATTACCAACAAGCATATAACGTTCTTTCTTCCACTCCCCTGAACAGATCGGTCTTAAAAAGAAGGTTTAATATTAATTCCAATGATGTTTTCGAAGGGATGAATGGAAGAGAGTACAATGTACCTCTAAATCCAAGAGATGCCGACAAACTAAAGGAAATACCTGGGGTAATTGCGGTAGAACAAGAAATTTCAGAAAAACGAAGTACTCCACCTGCAAACATGCCCATTTTCCCAAACGATCCTGGGTTTAACTGGACAGAAGACAATTTTGGACCCTTATACATCCCTAAAAAAGGAGCAACCATTAATTTAAATCTTGGGCTTTTACCGTTGTACGAAACGGTTATAAGAAAGTATGAAGGCAATGATTTGAAGGTGAAGAAAGGGAAAATTTACATTAACGGGGAGCAAACGAGCAAGTACACATTTAAAATGGATTACTATTTTATGATGGGTGATAACCGCCACCGAAGCGCAGACTCGAGATACTGGGGCTTTGTTCCAGAGAATCACGTTGTGGGTAAAGCGGTATTTATTTGGTTCTCTACAGACCCAGAAACGGGAATTAGATGGGATAGAATTTTTTCTTTCGCCAACTAAACCCACTTAATGATTAAAAGTAAAAAAGCCGGCAAATGCCGGCTTTTCTGTTATTTTCCAAATACTCCTTTTGGTTGTTGAGTTTGAGGACGCTCATTAATATTGGTTTTCTTCATCTTTACCTTAATTCCACCTCCATCAAAGTGCTTCTCAATTTCTATCCATCCGTCTTCTAACTCCTTAAAACTGATATTATCGTCCTTACTTTTTCTCCATTCATATGGACCATCTGGATTACAAATCAGTAATAAGTAACTATCCGCACCGTCTCTTCCTCTCTCACCATAAGGTCTACCTGGCCCACCTGGATTTACCCAAATGTCATAAGTACCATACCAGTAATCGTATTCATTTACAAAATATTCGAAATCGAAAATACCCGGATTCGTTCTGTAGTACTCTCCAAAAAATGGGTCTACTGGCACTGCAGGGTTGTTATCCCAGTATGAATATGGAGGTCTGTAATCGTAATCTATCCCAAAAAAAGCTCTTCCAGGATAACCATCTGGTCCAGGAATGTTGGTTGTTACATAAACATCACAACTTGTTAAAAAGCTCAAGCTTAAAACTATTCCGGTAATCATCAGTAGCTTTTTCATAATTCAGTATTTTCACTAGGTACTTTCAAAGTCCGTGCCAAAATTTTATTTAACTGATTATCAAAAAGTTAAAACCTATATTAAATCTCCTCAGCCAATGGGTTGCCCCTCTGATTATAGCACTGCTTATTTCTAGCATTGCCTTTACTTACATTGGAAGTATTGCACGGATATCCGACCAATCGATGCAACCAAACTTTAATGAAGGAGATATAGTTTGGATTAAAAAAATTGGTTTCAACCAGCAATTTTTAGGATTGAGTATCCCTCCAATCCAAATACCCCTTGGGAGCATAGGTAAGGGTACCCTTAAAAGAGGGAATACGGTAGCCATCTTTCAGCCTGAAAAAAAACTAAAGTCCATCAAAAGATTGGTAGGTATGCCAGGAGACACGCTTAAACTCAAGCGCCGATCTATCCTTGTAAATGGTGAGAAATGGGACTACCCAGTCGTCCAATCACACTATTACAGAATTAGTTTTAAATCCGAAAAGGATAAAAAACGCCTTCTTAGAACCAACAGCAGTGCCTTTCTCGGACCTTTAAAAGATCGCAAGTTCTTCCTCTTTAATTTAGACGATAGCACATACCACGAAATACTCTCAGATAGTGGGATAGCCTTTATCCACCCCTTGTTTTCTGGTCCAAAAGTTAAAAATGAAGCCATATGGCCCTATTGGAAAAGGTACGGTTGGAATGAAAGTATGATGGGTCCATTTTACGTACCACAAAAGGGGGACTCAATTCTGCTAAACGCGCACTCCTTTAATCTTTACAAAGACTTAATCGCCAAATATGAGGGTGTCTTTTTAAATAAATCAGGGTCCGAAATTCGAATAAATGGAGAGATTGCAACCCATTACACATTTAAAAGAGATTACGTTTTTGTCATAGGTGACAATATCCCAATATCCTATGATTCAAGATTTTACGGCCCCTTACCTAAAGACTACATATTTGGTAGGATTAGCTGCCTAATCTTTAGTAATTTCGGCGTCGAATAAGCAATACGAGGTTTGAGCCCATTTGAAAAAGTTATTTTACCCTGTTGTTACTTTCCAAACATCGACTGGATCCTTGCCGCTGCCAATGCAGATGAGGTTTTTATAGAGAAGCACGAAAACTTTTCGAAGCAAACCTATCGCAATAGAATGCGGATTTTATCTGCGAATGGGGTACAAGACCTTATCCTGCCGGTGCTGAATAAAAATAGTAAGGAAGGTATAACTCAAATGCAGGTGAATCACGATGAAAATTGGGCATGGAACCATTGGCACTCGGTGAAATCCGCCTATGGGAAATCACCGTATTTTGAGTATTACGAACACCATTTTGAAGCCTTTTTTAGGAGTGCAGAAAATTGGAATCTCTGGCAAATTAACCTCAATAGTATTCAACTGTCCTTTAACTTACTGAAGTTGGATCTAGATGTAGAATTCACCAAGGAATTTAAGGCTGAATATGGGGTAAATGGTGATTTAAGAAAACAGTTTAAACCCAGCAAACATCCACAGCTATTCCATCAAGAAAAGTATTTACAGGTTTTTGCAGACCGTTTTGATTTTAAGCCTAACCTGTCGGTTTTAGATCTTCTATTTAACTTGGGACCGCAAAGCCTAGCATATATTTTAAAACAAGAATTAAACCCATACCATTAATGGCAAAACAAGATTTAAGTTTTAACAAAAACGAGGATAAGATTAAGCTGCTCATCAGTGAGATGGAGCATAAGCTAAAGAAGATACACCTTGGAGGAGGTAAAAAGAAAATTGAAAAACAGCATGCCCAAGGTAAATTAACAGCTCGCGAGCGTATTGACTTTTTACTAGATCCAGATACCGAAAGAATAGAGATTGGAGCTTTTGTTGGAGAGGGCATGTACGAAGAATACGGAGGATGCCCTAGCGGAGGAGTTGTTGTTGTAATGGGATATGTAAAAGGCCGTCAATGTATTGTTGTTGCCAATGATGCCACTGTAAAAGCTGGAGCTTGGTTCCCAATTACCGCTAAAAAGAATTTAAGAGCGCAAGAAATTGCCATGGAAAACAGACTACCTATCATCTACTTGGTAGATAGCGCTGGTGTATTCCTCCCAATGCAGGATGAGATATTTCCCGATAAGGAACATTTCGGTAGAATTTTTAGAAACAACGCCAGAATGTCTGCCATGGGAATTCCTCAAATTTCTGCGGTTATGGGATCTTGTGTTGCTGGAGGTGCCTACTTACCAATAATGAGCGACGAATCGCTTATCGTGAATAAAACGGGAACTATTTTCCTTGCTGGCTCCTATCTTGTTAAAGCTGCGATTGGAGAGGATATTGACAACGAAACTCTAGGTGGCGCTACAACACATAACGAGATTAGTGGGGTTTGCGACTATAAATCTGAGGACGACAAAGATTGCCTTAAAACCATCAGAAACTTGATGGATAAGTTAGGCGATACAGAAAAAGCTGGATTTAACAGGGAAAAGCCCGCTGCGCCTAAATCCAATCCAGAAGAAATTCTCGGCCTATACCCTTCCGCGGTTCCAAAGCCTTTCGACGTAAGGGAAATCATTAAGCGCCTGGTAGATAATAGTGAATTCACGGAGTACAAGAAAGACTATGGAAAAACCATCCTAACCTGCTATGCACGTATAGATGGATGGAGCGTGGGTATTGTTGCCAATCAAAGAGAAGTGGTAAAAAATGGTCGCGGGGAAATGCAATTCGGAGGAGTAATCTACTCAGAATCAGCAGATAAAGCAGCCCGATTCATAATGAACTGCAACCAGAAGAAAATTCCACTTGTTTTCCTTCAAGATGTTACTGGATTTATGGTAGGCTCCAGATCTGAGCACAATGGAATAATTAAGGACGGAGCTAAATTGGTTAACGCCATGGCAAATTCCGTAGTTCCAAAATTCACCATCGTGATGGGATACTCATACGGGGCAGGTAATTACGCTATGTGTGGAAAGGCATACGACCCAAGACTTATTGTTGGCTGGCCGACAGCAGAAATTGCAGTTATGGGAGGTACACAGGCAGCAAAGGTTCTTACTCAAATTCAAACTGCTGCGCTTAAATCCAAGGGGGAAGAAATTGACAAGAAAAAAGAGGAAGAGTTATTTAAGAAGATAAAAGATCGCTACGATAACCAAACCACTCCATATTACGCTGCATCAAGACTTTGGATAGATGCAGTTATCAATCCACTAGACACCAGAAAATGGGTAAGTATGGGTATTGAGGCCGCAAACCATGCACCCATTGAAAAGCCTTACAACGTTGGAGTTATTCAAACCTGATGTTAAAACCCTAAAACAAAAAAGGGCGGCCTATTTCTAGACCGCCCTTTTTGTTTATTGAAAGATTCTTACTTCTTCGCTTTCGCTTTTGCGATAAGCTTTTCGTTTAAAGCAACATAATCGCTATTGTTTGCTTCTCTTGCAGCTTCCATAGAAATTGTTGCAGTTTCAATTGCTCCTTTGTAATCCTTAAGATCCAGTTGGATTTTAGCTTTTAAGTGAGAAATCCAGAATCCTTTATTGATTTTAAGTGCCTCATCAACCCATGCCAACGCCTGACTTAAATTTTTACCTGTTTCGTGGTAATAAGAAGCGGCATTATAATATGGTCTGTAATTTGGTTTTGGATTCATGAACGCCTGGATTTGCTTTTCCATTTGCTCATCTGTATTTACCTTTAATGGTACAGATACTTGAGTATTTGCCCATTTAAGAACTAAATCAGCTCCATCAACCTTTAAGTTTTCGATGGCAATTGTAAAAGACTCCACTAATTCTTTGGTTGCTCCAGCACCCACATCAACACGTGCAGCATCTTCCTCAATTTTGTACTGAGTTCCACCTGTACCCCAATAAGTTAGATTTTTGTGAAGGATGATGGTCCACTTGTCTTTGTTTGGAATAGTGTAAAGTGCGTATTTCCCTGCAGGAACTTTTTTACCTCCAAACTCAACATCATCGCTGAATTCTATTTTGGTAGAAGCATTGGCTCCTGTTCTCCACATTTCACCAAAAGGAACTAATCCTCCAAAAATTTCACGCCCTCTTACCGATGGTCTTGAATACTCCACCGATACTTTTGAAAGGCCTACTTCTTGCGTAAACTCACATTTGGGGCTTGGTTGTGGTCTATTGATTTCCTGTGCTTCACTAGCAACTAATCCTACAAAAAGCAGACTACAAAGTGTAAAGAACTTTTTCATGGCTTTAGGTTTTTGTTAATATTCGTTTTAAGGTTTTTAATTGGGCCTAAAGAACCCTTTATTTTAGTTATTTTGCAAAGTAGATTACATTATTTATGATTTCTCCCTACCTGAGAATCTTCTTATCACTTTTTGGCATTCTGTTATTCAGCTTGGTTTTCGGACAACCTACCAGTAATAGCCCGGTTTGTGAAAAGGAGCAAATTTTGCTTAAGGCAAACTTAACGGCTAGCTCCTACAGCTGGACTGGACCAAATGGTTTTTCTTCAACCCAAAGAGATCCAAGCTTAACGGCTACCATGGCGGCTAGCGGAGATTATTTTCTATCCGTTGTAATTAATGGTAATACCCAAACCTACTCCACCAACGTTCAGGTAAATCAGGCGCCAGAAGCACCCCAAGTTTCAAATGTAAATGGTTGCGCCGGAGATCCAATTAATATCATTCCAAACAATAATGACCCAGGATTGACTTATACCTGGACACTTCCGGGCGGTTCCACTACTACTGGAGTCCCGCTAAACATCAACACCAATGGCGGTGCAGGAGGTGGAAATTATACTGTTGTTGCTACCAATCCAAACTGTACAAGTGAGGTAGAGTCGTTTTCTGTTTCTGTGTTTAACAAGCCTGGATTGGCTACGGTAAATGGAGAGTTAAATGTTTGCGAAGGGGAACCCCTTAATATTACCGCTGCAAACACGGGAGGAAATACAGTTGTATGGATTTTACCTGATGGCTCTGAGGTTACAGGTATTAATTTATTCTTACCCGGAATGCAAAGTGGTAATGCTGGTACCTATGGCGTTAAATTGAAAAACCCAGGTTGTGAGGGCGCAGTAAATAATTTCACGGTAAACGTCTTGGCTCCACCATCTGGCTTTACAATATCTGGCGATACTACTTACTGTGTTGGCGATAATGTACGGTTTAATTTAAGCTACGGTGGTAGTCTAGCACAAGCCACTTACCAATGGAGTGGTCCAAACGGATTTAACAGCAACCAAAGAAATCCATCCTTTACCGCTCAGTCTGGAAACACAGGAACGTATTCTGTGAGGGTTACGGTAAATCCTAATGCCACCGGCTCGCAAAAATGCCCCTCCGATCCGGTTGATTTTACCATTGAAGTAAATGATTACCCCGCTGCACCGCAGTTGGAAGCAGATCCAGCTGTGCAAAATGGAAGAATATACGCCTGCGAGGATGACCCTGTTACTATCTTTACTAGAAACAAAGGGAATTCAGCTATCAAATGGATACATCCAACTAAAGGAGAATTACTGGATGACACCATTAAATTCCCTAAAATAGCACTTCAAGACACGGGAATATACCAGGTAATTTTAATTAACGGAATCTGTGAAAGTTCTCCTGTAAACTTTACCGTGGGTCTGACAGAAGTTCCCAAAGTTCTTTCATACGAAATGCCAGAGTATATCTGCGACCGAACAGAGCTAACCATTATTCCAGAGGTATTGGCAGATTACGACTTTACTTGGACCTTGAACGGGAATGTTGAATCTACCAAAGATACATTTAACCTTACTGAAGTTAGACATGAAGATCATAGGGGTACATTGCTGGTAGATGCCTCATTCTTCGGGTGTGCAATGGTTACAGATACATTAGATTTTCCGGTACTTAGACAAATTAAGGACATAGGATTTTACACCAACCCCGCAGATACTTTTTGTCTGGGAGACGATGTAGTATTTTTCACAGATGCAGGAGATTCTGCAACATATCGTTGGTCGGGACCTAACAACTTCTTCCACCTGGAATATGGGAATGGAGGGGTTTCGACAAAAATAACTGATGTAACATCACGAGATGCTGGGGTTTATCAGATTATTACTACCAATCCTTGTGGTGCAGATACCACATCACGGTACATTCCCATTTTTCCCGAACCAGAAATTAGAATCTATGGAGATACGGGAATATGCGACCTTGAAACCACTGAAATATTTGTAGAGTTCCTCAATTCCGATAGCATAGACCTAGTATGGAGTACGGGGGATATCGGTAAATCTGCGATCATTTCTGAACCGCAGGTAGTTACAATTTTAGCAGAGAACGAGTTTACATGTACAAAAACCTTTGAGCAAAAAATTCATTTAGAATGTTTGCCAGAAGTTTATGTTCCAACCGCATTCACGCCTAACGAAGACCAGATCAACGATGTGCTAGAAGTTAAACATCACAACATTGAAACCCTGCAATTGTGGTTGTACAATAAATATGGTGAAGTGATTTTCAACACCACTCAAAAAAATCCCACCTGGTCTGGAAAGGGTCACCCCAATGGTCTCTATTATTTCCGAATAGAATACACCGGCAAGAAAGATGGTCGTGTTTTCTTAGGAGAACAAAATGGAACAGTTCAGTTAATTCGCTAGCTAATTGTTGTTAAGGTAAAATCTAATTTTGTCGAAAGCTGTTTTTCGAACAAATTTTAGTATTTCATTTGCAATTTATTTTCAACAATGGAAAAAGCAACTTTTGGTGGAGGATGTTTTTGGTGTACCGAAGCCATTTTTAAAGATTTAGAAGGGGTTTTGTACGTAGAACCTGGTTATGCTGGTGGAACTATAAAAAACCCAGGGTACAAAGAAGTTTGTACTGGCAGAACTGGACATGCCGAGGTAATTCGGATTCATTTTGACGCCGCGGTTGTGAGTTACGCTAAATTGCTGGAAGTATTTTTCCGAACTCATGACCCAACTACACTAAATCGTCAGGGAAATGATGTGGGAACACAGTATAGATCTGCTGTTTTCTATCACAATGATTTTCAGAAAAATTGTGCGGAAACAATAATTGAACGACTTACTGCTGAGGGAGCTTACCCCAACCCTATTGTTACCGAGATTACGGAAGTAAACAATTATTACCCAGCAGAAGACTACCACAAAAATTACTTCGAGCGAAATCAAGACCAACCTTACTGCGCTATGGTAGTAAAGCCTAAGGTGGAAAAGTTCAAGAAAGTTTTTTCAGAAGTATTAAAGGAAGGCGTATAACTGGTTGATTTGGAAAAAGAGGAAGCCGGTACCTCTTCGAACAAACCCAAATCCACCATTCGCTACTCGCAAACAATTTTAAGAGGCCCGGCTTCCATGCCCAACTTAACTAAAAAAGCTAAGCCCGTTTCGTGGGCAATCCTCATCACACAAATAATAACTGAGAGTTAGTGATTTTGTTACACTAACTCTGTTATTATTCTTTAATTGCTTACAAATAAGGTAATTAACTAATTCTCAATGCCTTATTAAGCGTTGAATCCTAGTAAATCATCGATAGTTTGCGTGGAAACTGCGTGATAACTTCCTCTTGCCTCTTTATAGATATCTAGTGCAATATTTTTCTTATTGGATGCTATTAGGGCCTTGTAAATTGGAACAAGGAATTTTCTTCTTCCAACTCGGTACAAAAATTTCTGCGTGCTTGGAAGCACTTCATCGTATCCAGCCATTAAACTTTTTTCAAGCCAAGCGCATAAAATCTCAGCATTTCCACTGTTGGTTAACCCATAACTATCATCTAATTCTTTCAATCTTTCAACTGCAGTATTACCAGGTATTTTCTCAATAAACCTCAACCATTCGTGTGTGGTCCATTCTTTCGCTACCTCAGGCGACAATGCCATACCTGCATTCCAATTGCTTGCCACAATATCTACCTTATTAAATCGCTCAGAATTAATTTTTGGGATATTTGATGGGACCCCTGGTTTGTATATCCACTCATCGATTCTAAGCTCGGTATAAGGACCGTCGCCAAGTTGTTGCCTTAAGAGGGATACAAAACTTTCGGTATCCATCACCTTAAATTTGTATTGGGCAAAATAGGAGCGAAGAAAATTATCCAAGTTCTCTCTACCCCAATTCACCTCGAGCAACTTTAAAAGGAAAAAACCTTTTTCATAAGCTATACTAGTCATCCCATCATCTGGATTTCTTCCAGCTAAATCCAACTTCAGCTTAGTATCATCTGGTGAATCTTTGAGATTTTCTAATTCTTCCATCAAATCAGAGTACCCAAGGTTGGCGAGCATGTTTGCATACTCCTTCCCTTTAACCTCCTCCATAATTCTGTTTTCGAAATAAACCGTAAAGCCTTCATTAAGCCAGAAATCATCCCACGTGCGGTTTGTAACTAGGTTACCGGACCAAGAGTGAGCCAATTCGTGCGCAACAAGGCTAACCAAGGATTTATCACCAGAAATAATTGTTGGGGTTGCAAAGGTCAATCTCGGATTTTCCATTCCTCCGAAAGGAAATGAAGGTGGAAGCACTAGAATATCATATTTCCCCCATACATAAGTACCATATAGCTTTTCTGCAGCGGCCATCATTTCGTTTAGTTCACTAAACTCATTAGCTGCTTCATTTATCAAACCAGGCTCCGCATATACCCCAGTTTTAGGACCAATAGCCCTGTACTCGATATCGCCAACCGCAATTGCCATTAAATAAGATGGTATAGGTTGCTCCATTCTAAATCGGTACACGCCGTTAAAAGACTTCTCCACTGGGTTTTCTGCACTCATTAAAGCCATCATCCCAGTGGGAACGGTAACCTTTGCATCATATGTAAACCGAATTCCTGGGCTATCCTGACATGGGATCCATGTTCTTGCCAATATTGCCTGAGATTGCGAAAACATAAAAGGATCTACCTTTCCATAGGTCTGTTGAGGAACTGCCCAAAACAAGGCTTTGGCAGAACTTACCGTTCTATATTGAATCTTGACTTCAACCTTGTATTTATGCTTCTTTGGAAGATCAACTACCAGACCTGTACCCAAATGATCCTTTTGCTGGACTATATTCCACTCGGTTTGCTTCCCGTCGACCCAAACGTTGTTT
This DNA window, taken from Luteibaculum oceani, encodes the following:
- a CDS encoding M1 family metallopeptidase — protein: MIKPSFDPHSYAQPEEAVVKHLSWEANIRFDERFIDAIATWQVECKQESKHVVFDSDRLVINNVWVDGKQTEWNIVQQKDHLGTGLVVDLPKKHKYKVEVKIQYRTVSSAKALFWAVPQQTYGKVDPFMFSQSQAILARTWIPCQDSPGIRFTYDAKVTVPTGMMALMSAENPVEKSFNGVYRFRMEQPIPSYLMAIAVGDIEYRAIGPKTGVYAEPGLINEAANEFSELNEMMAAAEKLYGTYVWGKYDILVLPPSFPFGGMENPRLTFATPTIISGDKSLVSLVAHELAHSWSGNLVTNRTWDDFWLNEGFTVYFENRIMEEVKGKEYANMLANLGYSDLMEELENLKDSPDDTKLKLDLAGRNPDDGMTSIAYEKGFFLLKLLEVNWGRENLDNFLRSYFAQYKFKVMDTESFVSLLRQQLGDGPYTELRIDEWIYKPGVPSNIPKINSERFNKVDIVASNWNAGMALSPEVAKEWTTHEWLRFIEKIPGNTAVERLKELDDSYGLTNSGNAEILCAWLEKSLMAGYDEVLPSTQKFLYRVGRRKFLVPIYKALIASNKKNIALDIYKEARGSYHAVSTQTIDDLLGFNA